The Cucurbita pepo subsp. pepo cultivar mu-cu-16 chromosome LG15, ASM280686v2, whole genome shotgun sequence genome contains the following window.
CCATGTGAAAACAACAGCTCTGGAGGCCCATCTTCAGCCTCTCCATCTTGCTCGCTTCCTATGCTGTTTAGATCCCACACCATTAACCTTCTATCGTCACCAGAAGATGCCAACACAGTTTCATGATTTGGATCCCACTCCACCTGAAACACTCCCTCCCTGTCACCAACAACTACAAATCAATACTTACTCCCCCTCCTAATCTATGTATTCGGAATGGCTTTTCGAGCacttaaaatcactttttaaaGCACTTGAAAGGTCATCCGAAATAGACGTTAATTTACCGGTTGATACTTAAAAGGAACCATCACGAATGTATTATTAAGACTGATGATCTGATAGggatatgtagagacatacgCATGGCTGCTAAGAACGTGCAGTGGTTCGGCGAGCTTTCGGAGATCAAACAGACCCACTGTGGTATCTGAGGATGCCGTTGCTACAATCCATTCGTTATATGGATTGAAAGAAACATAGTTCACCTGTAATCCAAGGAACagaaactttatgaaatttgaaaaactagTTGGTTTCACTTTCACCAAGGAAAGGGAATAAGGTGCTCCTCCAAAATATAATTCTAATCCGAGACAGTAAAATCTTAACCATGATCGATCATTCTGTATAGGCAACAGATTTCTGTTGGTCAGACCAACTGGAATCGACTAAGCCTAAGTTGGCCGGTTGGTCGGAAATGTGGTCAAAGAGTGTGTATACGCTCGCTCGGACCTATCTCCAGCCTACAGCTAGTGTCGGGTCAGTTGAACCTCAATTCTGACCAATCCCGAGAAATAACTGCTAAAATTCAGTAATATGAATCCTACTACTAATCAATTGCATGACACGAAGAGGCAAGACAAAGAAGATTTAACtatcaaaacaagaaaagaatggAGTGGCAATAAATACCACGTGACATTGAAAAGTCATTGAAAAGTGATTAGAAAGACTTTTTGTCTTTGATAGTTGAACTATCATTTAAGGCTATTCATGTcatgtcttattttcttcGATGTTTATTTAATAGCTTCCggcagttttttttttttttatatatatatctactaaaatcaattcatttgattagtcttgatcaaACTAATTCTGGAATGAGTCGTCTTGGAATCTAAAAGTGATCATCATCGATTCCAAATTTAATCTATGATTCTTCTACCTAACTCTAGGTTGGAATCATTTTTAAGTTTGCtttatttatgaacttttgcAAGAATTTTAGAAAGACGTCATGTTTGGCACTTATCGTTGGAACAATTGCATAAGCATCCTATGTGATTTCATTCTAAAATATGTGCCATCGAGATAAATTGTAGGCGAGAATAATAGTTACTTGTGTAATGTTAAGAAAAGGTCCCGAATAGCATTACCTCCTCCTCGTGAGCTCGAACAGAATCCACTGATTTATTTGTGCGCAAATCCCATATCACCAACAAGCAATCATCGCCTACAGATCCAAACAAATTCTCATTCTTCAAATGCCATGACACATCCCCGACCACGCTTTCATGAACCTGATTATAGAAACAGCaatatcattcaaaattaagttaaGAACAATAGTCTCCAATCGAGAACAGCAATTTCAGTCGCCAAAAATTACCTCATAAACGTGCATTGCATCAAGCACATTCTTGTCAGCCATGGAAGACACATCCCACAAACAGATTTTCTGATCATTTGAGCCACTTAAGAGGTAACCCTCCTTAAACGGACTCCAAGATAACCCATAACCCTCCTTATCATGACCCCTCAATCTCAAATCAGGGTCGCACTCAGCTCCCTGAGCCTTTGCCCCTTGTTTAGCACAATTAAAAACATACACCTCACATCCACTCGTTTTTGCACCAACAATTTGTGCGTTCTGCGGCATGCACCGCGCTCTGTTCACCTCCCCTTCAACACGTATCTTCTGGGTTATCTCTATCTGccaaaacacaacaaaatctCAGCTaagcatttcatcaaacacctaGTATGCACTAAACAACAATTCATCACTAACCTTTGGGATAATGGGATTTTCCCCACTAATGTCGATTCTGGTTTCGGATGCTTTGACCGGAAGAATAGAATCCGCCACCATGAGGTAATTGGGGACATCCTCCGATGTGTGGGTTCCGAGGACAAGCTTGTGGACGGCGAGAGATGGGTTGGCCTGGTGAGGAAATGGGGCCGATGGAACCCAATGGACGGTGAGAGATGGCCATTCCAGTGAGTGGGAAATGAGAAGATCATACAGATAGGGAGAGTTCTTCTTCCAGATGGCAAATTCCTCCACCACCTCATCGACACCGCCGGCTTGTTCTTCCGCCATTGCTCTTGCTCCGGACTCCAACCAAGCTTCGTGAATTCCTTTTTCCCGCTAAACTTCTTGGGCTTCAAACAAGATGGCGCGCTTTATATAGATCCATAGATTTGAACAATTTGGGCCGAGATTTGGGCCGCCATGAGATCATCAAGCCCAGCCCACccaacaattaatttatatttttattcttaattgtttttttttttttaaatcaaatttagcAGTGAGACCAACGGTGGTGAtacgagccaaaacggacaatctCTACTAACAATAggtttgggttattacaaatggtattagagtcagacacgagatagtgtgccagcaaggatgctggccctcaagggggttggattgtgagatcccacataagTTGGAAAGAGAAACGCAATATTCCtcgtaagggtgtgaaaaccttttcctaatagacgtgttttaaaatcgtgggGCTGACatcgatacgtaacgagctaaagcgaacaatatttgcgAGCGGTCAGCGATAACTCTATATTACAAAAAGGTAAAGACCGAAAACAAGACGATCACAAATTTTGCGACCTAAAATCTAACGTAAGAGCTCAATGACCCGAATGCAAATCAAGCCTCCAGATGTATAGAAAAACTCATCTAATTacacaatattatttttagtccaattaaaaattaaaatagttaatattataattaattgatttatacttaaattatttgtatttcaattaaaaagttaaatctttaatgttataattatttgatttatagttaaattatttgtatttcaattaaatttttaaatctttaatattataattaattgatttatagttaaattatttgtatctcaattaaatatttaaatccttaatattataatgttttgatttatagtcaaattatttgtatttcaattaaaattttaaatctttaatattataattaattgatttatacttaaattatttgtatttcaattaaaaatttaaatctttcatattataattaattaatttatacttaaattatttatacttcaaataaaacaaaacatggcGGCTATATAATCAAAAATCATAATCACAAAtgtctctttatttattatagaatcaatttattaacaattttccACCACACAAAATTAATGTGTAAAATGACTAATTTAGTTAAAACGTATGGTCTATTTTTCATGGTCGACATGAGGAGATAATGGTCCTAATCCGAACATTTGGTCGGCCATTTTGATCCGAAAAATTGACccttaataattgaattattgagtttcaaaatattatatttttttcttcaatttctatttaatcgtatatttcaaatttcaaagtttaccgactaaaatatatatatatatatatatatatatattaatttatatatcaaataacataaattttgtgatttttaATAGAGTTATTTAacctatatttatttaattatttaattatttgctTAAtaaacacttttataaagccataattaaattcaataattataaagtcCACACAACTCTAGAATTAGGAAATGATTGATTGAAAAAGGAAGCCCACCAAAGGGAATGACAGCCAATATAAATCAtaccataaaataataataataataataataaaactttagtctaaagaaataaattaaaattaaaagccacaaaaaataaaagcaaaatcGACAAATTATTCTGCTTATTTACAAAAGTAGGCGACCATTACATGACAGCGCAAGCCGCGGGATTTTCGTCACTAAACGCTGTCGTATAGCGAACTTCAGTGGAGCTCGCACGTGCCAGCTGGTACACGTTGGGATCGTCAGCTTTCCGCACGTACCCTGCCGGCGCCTTCTTGTCATACACTCCCGGCGCGTAAGGATGTGCCACGACGTCGTAGGGCACGTAGGGCCATAGCTCCGCCTTCTTACCAGTCCGATGAGCGACACGCGCCACCACTTTGGATGGCTCGACGTATCCGACAACGGTGGCTTTGTTGGCCTTGCGGTCCACGTCTACCTGCTTCACTCCCTTCATCCCTTCCAATGCTCTCCTCACCTTCCTCTCACACCCTTCGCAGTCGATCCGAATCTTTAGCTCCACCGTCTAACAATTTCAACATCCAAATATTATTAGAATTCCCGCTAATTTGACCGTAATTGACATGTATGACATGTATTTCCACTCGAGAGAGTGAACATAATTGAcccataataaaaaaactaaccgttgtaatagttcaagcccaccgctagtaaatgaGTTTCCCTTTTGAAGCTTTCTATACTCATTAGAATTTTcgcacccttgtaaagaatgtcaCTTCATTACTGTAACAGTCtaaatccaccactagcacGTGACTTACTATTTCGGGTTTTTCCTCAAGTCACTCAGCTACTGTAAGAGTCTATGCCCATCGCTAcctttctctttcggactttccctcaaagttttaaaatacgtgtACTAATTAGAAGTTTgaacacctttataaagaatgtcaCTCAGCTACAGTAGCCGTTCAAACTCACGGCTAGCACAtaacttttccttttaggtttcccctcaagatttttaaaacgggttTACTAGATAGAAGATTACACcatcttataaagaataattCGTTtacttctccaaccgatgtgagatctaacGGCCAGAACGTTAAAAACCCAAATCTTCCTACTTTTTCTTCACTCCACCAAGCAAATTTGTGCTTAATTTTATGGGTTTTTGGAGAACTCAAATGGGTTTAGTTCAAGTTCAAAACTTTCACCAAAAACAGCTAAAAACTAAGCAAAAAACCCCATTTTCAAGCTAACAAGCATCTGGGTTTTgcacaaaaacagaaaaaaacacaaaatcaaaccaaaataaaGATCTAGAACACAAAAAACCTCAAAATTTACCTGCAATTGCTTGCGTTTCTTGTGCTTAGAGCTGTGGGAAGAACAATCAAAATAGTCAGACAAATGATCCAAAAcacccatttcttcttcttcttctcagtTGGTTTGCAAAACAAGTAAGAGCTTCAAGGTATTAAAGCGACATCAATGGCAGACTCCCCGCTCCTCTTAAATACACCACCAAATCCGCCCCTTCGACAAATctaaactatattattttattgtttttttcttcttcaaatgtcGGAACGAGATCTCCACCGTTGGATACCGAGAACGACAGGGATTTACGCCACGTGTCGTCATGGAGATTGGGACTGTACGCGTGTCGATGTGGTGGCATGACCCGAACCGACCAACGCCCTTAGGGGCCCCGGGTCTTTTTGGTGCCGGTGGCACGTGTAGCCCACGCGCTATGTcgttttaaaagttaaagaggcagttttattttttgtgggCCCCGGTTTGAAGCTGATATCAGTGATTGGAGGCAATTATTAAGCGCCACCTGGCAAATTAGCGACAAGTGGCGCTTTGTTCTATTTCCTTTGaactattatttttctccacaattttatattatcctttaaattaaaaaaattaaattaaattttgtctctcaataattttgacaaattatattatatttaaaattttttaatatattaatttttaaaattaatttaggtttaattttaatttttcgttaatttttaaaattacatttttgtttatatatatatatatatattaatttcgtaattactattttattatttatttgctaaaaattcttttaaataattttgtaggGTAATTTCTcttgaataataaattttaattaaatatttaaaaataaataaacaaatgttttataatttatgagtaagttaagttaattatttaataagggttattttgtaaattattttttttaatttggaatttgaatttaaccttattattttatattaattttagttttaaatttctaaaatatatattttctttataaaaaaaaaactgtgttattatttattaaaagtaaattaaagttaaattaaaaaaaacaaattaataactttaaaatattaatggcaAAGAGTAGGACCACGATCTTTTTCTATATACGTGTggggttttatttttcttttatttcccttttcatttattattttattttttttagtgaaattttgatttgacttAAAGTACGTAGCTccatctttttattaatttaattattaattcgagttatatttaattaattttttcttttttcttttactatattaagttttattataataattcataactTTTTgtctaattataatttatgtagcacttaaattatttatatttcttttctgaCTATTTATGAACACATTTAAGCTTGCCCCCCAAGCATAGACCATACTTCAATACCAAGAAATGCTCCCCAACCAATTCGACCCAACTCGATCCTTAACCCAACTCGATCCTTACCGTCTGGGTTGGATTGTTTGAATGGTTTAGGTCATCGAATCATAAGAACATCCCCTACAACgtatatgtaacgacccaaggcTACTGCATAGcggatattgttctttttgggctttccctttcaggtttccccttacagtttttaaaatgtatccatacccttttaaaaggtgtttcgttctcttccccaaccgaagtggaatctcacaatccaccccccctttagggcccaacgtcctcgctggcactcgttctcttctaCAATTGATGTGCGACCCcctaccaaatccacctcccccttcgggacctagcgtccttactagcacatcgcctcgtgtctacccccctttggggaacaacctccttgctggcatatcGCTCGGTATctggctcaagcccaccactagcagatattgtcttttttgggctcctcaaggtttttaaaacgcgtctgctatagagaggtttccacacccttgtaaaatggtgtttagttctcctccccaacttgGAATCTCACAGTATGCCGCCACATAATCAAATATGACATCTACGTTGATCAAAATGTCGATAATTTGATCCTCCATTCCAACACCTGTTAAACTAAgcgaaaaaaaattcaacgaTTTGAAGGTAATTGATTcagatttttaatatt
Protein-coding sequences here:
- the LOC111811574 gene encoding WD-40 repeat-containing protein MSI2-like; the encoded protein is MAEEQAGGVDEVVEEFAIWKKNSPYLYDLLISHSLEWPSLTVHWVPSAPFPHQANPSLAVHKLVLGTHTSEDVPNYLMVADSILPVKASETRIDISGENPIIPKIEITQKIRVEGEVNRARCMPQNAQIVGAKTSGCEVYVFNCAKQGAKAQGAECDPDLRLRGHDKEGYGLSWSPFKEGYLLSGSNDQKICLWDVSSMADKNVLDAMHVYEVHESVVGDVSWHLKNENLFGSVGDDCLLVIWDLRTNKSVDSVRAHEEEVNYVSFNPYNEWIVATASSDTTVGLFDLRKLAEPLHVLSSHAEGVFQVEWDPNHETVLASSGDDRRLMVWDLNSIGSEQDGEAEDGPPELLFSHGGHKAKISDFSWNSHEPWVISSVAEDNSVQVWQMAKSIYR
- the LOC111811168 gene encoding heavy metal-associated isoprenylated plant protein 26-like codes for the protein MGVLDHLSDYFDCSSHSSKHKKRKQLQTVELKIRIDCEGCERKVRRALEGMKGVKQVDVDRKANKATVVGYVEPSKVVARVAHRTGKKAELWPYVPYDVVAHPYAPGVYDKKAPAGYVRKADDPNVYQLARASSTEVRYTTAFSDENPAACAVM